Genomic segment of Candidatus Anoxymicrobium japonicum:
GGCGTTAACCTTTGGACGGTCAAGCCTCACCGTCGCGACGTGATCATCTACCTCCACTTTCAGAAACTCAAAATCGTACGCCATTCACAACACCTCCGTCAAAAGATTCCAGGGGCTCACAAGGAACGCGATGTATTACCATAACATTGACCGTGCTTTTAGAACTCGATCCCCTCTCGCATGGGGACACCATTGTCATGGTAGTGCTTCACCTTTTTCATCTCAGTAATAAGATCCGCCCTCTCGCAAAACTCCTCGGGAGCGTACCGGCCCGTGAGAACGACCTCAACACCATCGGGACGCTCATCGATAAGCGGCAGAACCTCACTCGCGGTCAGCACGCCCAGTTCCACAGCCACGTTGACCTCGTCCAGAATCACGATGTCGTACTCGCCGTTCATGATACCATTCCTGGCAAATTCCAGCCCAGCGCGCGCCAGCTCGAGATCCTCAGGTGTGGTCTCCCCTTTCTTGACGAAGGTGTCGAGCCCGTACTGAACCAGCTTGAAGTTTTCGGGGAGCATTTTCGCGGTCAGGATTTCTCCGTACGGCCGCCCCTTCAAGAACTGAACCATCAGAACCTTAAATCCCTTGCCGATCGCCCGCATGGCCAGCCCGATAGCCGCGGTCGTCTTCCCTTTGCCGTCCCCGGTATATAATTGAACGAGCCCTCTCTCCATCTTGGCCCTCGCCCCCGCGCGCTCGGTCGAACTTCAGCCGGGCATGGAAATCATATCAAATATGCTCACGCGAAACGGGATGTCGGCTTCTCGCGTCGAACTAATAGCGGAGCACGCGGAACGAACGGCGCGTTTTGCGTTCGAACAATTTGCTAATCAGCAACATATCGCAACATATCGGAGAAGGAAATGAGGGCGAGCTTTTCACCCGTCAAAAAAATAGCGATGAGCCACCGCAAACTGAAAAAAGCATATCTCTACGTAAGGCGGGCCAGTGGCAGGCGTGTCTTGCTGTTGCTGTCGGCAATCTTTCTCGCCCTGGCGCTATTGGTTCTGTTCCTCTCCCTCTTTGTTTTAGACATCGCACTGTCCTCAAAAATCTTCCCCGGAGTTACCGTTGACGGCAACGCGGTAGGCGGCATGTCCCGCAATCAGGCGAAGGCGGCGCTTGCCGGCACAACCACTGAAAGGATCGACAAGCCCCTCTTCGTATTTCACAACGACAGGGAGTTCGATCTCGACCTGAAGCACATCGAGCTTGCGGTGGACGCGGACAAAATGGTTGAGGAAGCGTTCAAAAAAGGCAAGAAGCAGATGTTCCTGGCGCGCATGTGGCGCCGGCTCATGAACAAGCCGCTGTCAGCGAACGTCAAGGTGATTCTCAAGTACGACAAAAGCGGGTTAAAACGATTCATAGCCAACACAGCCGAAAACCTCGACTACGCGGCGCGCAGCGCGAGCATCGACATGTCCAAAGGATATCCCGTTCTCACAAGCTCGAAGTACGGCCGGAGAGTCAAGCAGGACGAGTTGTATAACGGCATACTGTCAATCCTGCCAACGAGCAAGCGGTGGCTCGCGATCCCGATCGAGACACTCAAGCCCACGGTGTCGGAAAGCGACATCGGGACTATCCTCGTCATCAAGCAATCAGAGCACAAGCTCTACCAGTACTACGTGGAGAAGCTTCAGGCCACATACACGGTCGCCGTCGGAAGCTCACAGTACCCGACGCCAAACGGTCGGTTCGTGATTCTGAAAAAAGAGAAGAATCCATGGTGGTACCCGCCCAAATCCGATTGGGCAAAGGACAAGAAACCGATACCTCCTGGTCCGGGCAACCCGCTGGGACCTTATTTCATGGACCTCGGAAACGGGTTCGGCATTCACTCTACGCCGGACGAGGCGTCGCTCGGGTATTCGGTATCGCACGGTTGCGTGAGAATGTCGGAGTGGAGCGCGCAACAGGTGTTCAAGGTGGTCAGCAAAGGAACCCCTGTATATATCCTTCCTTAGTGCCCCTTTCCATAAATACTCGCAAGCGAACGCCGCTGCATCCGCGCCTCAAGAGACGCAGCTCAAGCATTATGAAACTACCTTGACGGTTCGAGCAATAGCGTTCATAATAGTCATGTAACTGTACAATACAATGTAAGCGCCACATGGAGGTGGACGAAATGAAAGCAATAGGCGTGGCAGAAGCACGGGCTAACCTGTCTGTCTTGATAAAAGAAGTTTCGGGATCGGACGAGACCTTCGTGATCCACAGCAAGGGTGAACCGAAGGCGGTTCTGCTCGGCATAGACGAGTATCGAGAGATCGAGGCCACACTGGAGGAGATGGGAGATCCGGAAGCCAGAAGGCTCCTGGAGGAAGGGACAGATGACCTCAAAAAAGGAAGAGCCCGGTCGGCAGAAGAGATCTTCGGAGAAGCCCTTATTAACGGTTGAACTGTCCCGCACCGCGGAGAACGCGCTCAAGGGAGTTATAAAGAAGGACATGAAGCTCATTCGCGAGCTTCTTTCTGTTATTGCCGCAGACCCGTACGACCGGATCCACACTGTCAAGCTCCACGGCGAGTGGGAAGGGCATCGGAGAGCAAAGAAAGGCGACTGGCGTGTGATCTACCTCCCGCCCGAGGAGAATATAATCTACGTGGTATACATCAGGAACAGAACCGAGAAAACCTACAAAAAATAGAAAAAATCGGTTCGCGTCGACGACGGCAAATTTTAGCGCCCCCTGGCGTGGTAATCGCGCAGAACGGACAGCGCTTCCACCGCTCTCTCGGGTGTTTCGAAAACGGGATAAGGCATCTTGCTCCTGACGTCCATAAGGTGCTCGTACTGAGTAAAAAGACAGAGCGCAATGGGCTTGTCGTGTTTCTTCATCAACTCGCCCAGTTCCGGGTACGGCTCTCGCGACATCTCCGCGTAAGCGCCATCGTACTTCGCGTCCGCCCTGCGCAACAGCGCAATCATCACTCCATCCACGTCCTCTTGCCCCATCACCTGATCGACGGCATACAGGATAGCATCGGTGGAGTGAATATCCCCCAGGTCGAGCGGGTTCCCGAGCCTTATGACATTGGAACGCGCGTACTCCTTGAAGCCTGCCGCCAGGCTATCCGCCAGAGACGGAAACACGAACCCGCGTTTGTGCGCCTCGTCCGAACACATGACCGCGTAACCGCCCGCCTGCGATATTACCGCTATCCGGTTCCCCCTCATCGGCGGCATCTCAAACGCGCGAGCGAGCTCAATGAGCTTGCGGATTTCCGTGACGCGTATCACGCCCGCCTGCCGCAGCGCGCCATTCAGCACCATGTCGTTGTTGGCGAGGGCCGCTGTGTGGCTGGCCGCGGTCCGCGCGCCGATCTCGCATGTGTTCGCCTTGTACATGAGCAGGGGCTTACCGATCCGTGAAGCGACCTCGACAAACTTGCGACCGCGCGCGACGCTCTCCAGGAACATGCATATCACGTCAGTGCCCGGATCCTCGCCCAGAAACTCCAGAAAATCGAGTTCGTCCATGTCCACCTTGTTGCCCACAGACACAAACTTGTTGAACCCCGAACTCATGTTGTCCAGGAACATTATCAGGCTCACCCCTACGCCGCCCGACTGGCTGATTATTGATATCTTTCCGGGCAGCCGTTTCTTAAAAGGAAGAAACGGCAGGCACAACCCGTTCTCCGCGTTGATCAAGGTGAGCCCGTTGGGGCCAACAAATCGGATGCCGCGCTCTTCGGC
This window contains:
- a CDS encoding cob(I)yrinic acid a,c-diamide adenosyltransferase, which encodes MERGLVQLYTGDGKGKTTAAIGLAMRAIGKGFKVLMVQFLKGRPYGEILTAKMLPENFKLVQYGLDTFVKKGETTPEDLELARAGLEFARNGIMNGEYDIVILDEVNVAVELGVLTASEVLPLIDERPDGVEVVLTGRYAPEEFCERADLITEMKKVKHYHDNGVPMREGIEF